The following nucleotide sequence is from Pseudomonas sp. S09G 359.
CTCCGGCTCCGACTTTGTGGTGCATCGCAAACCCCAGCAGCAATTTTTCGACCGCCTCGGCAGCCTGAAAAAAGAGCTGCACATCCTCCCCGGCTTCTTCCACGATACCCTCGGCGAACGCGACCGCGCGGTGGCCGTGAGCAGTGCCCGGCGCTTTATCCTGCAAAACTTTGCGCACCCGCTGGACCGCGCCTCGCTGCTGGACGCCGACAAATTGGGCGCCACTTGCGCCGAGTCCGAATCCCTCGCCGCGCCGCTGCCACGTAACTCACTGCGCGACCTCTACTGGCGCATGACCCGCGCCAGCATGGGCCTGGGCAAGAACCTGTCGGACGGCGTAAAGCTGGGCTTCGACACCGGTTTCGACTCCGGCAGCACCCTCGACTACGTGTACCGCAACAAGCCCACCGGCAAAGGCGGGCTGGGGCGGATGATCGACACCAACTACCTCAACTCCATCGGCTGGCGTGGCATTCGCCAGCGCAAACTGAACGTCGAAGAACTGCTGCGCCTGGCCATGGCCAAATTGCGCGCGGATGACCGTGAAGTGCGCATCGTGGATATCGCTGCCGGCCATGGCCGCTACATTCTGGAAGCCTTGCAGGGTGTGTCGCCGTTGCCGGAATCGATCCTGCTGCGCGACTACAGCGATATCAACGTACGCGACGGTGGCGCGCTGATTCGCGAGAAAGGCCTGGGGGATATTGCGCAGTTCGTCAAAGGCGACGCCTTTGACCGCTTGGATTTGGCGGCACTCAACCCTAAGCCGACGCTGGCCGTGGTATCCGGGCTGTACGAGTTGTTTGCCGACAACGGCATGGTCGGCGGTTCGCTGGCCGGCCTGGCCGAAGCCGTGGAACCGGGCGGTTACCTGGTCTATACCGGCCAGCCGTGGCACCCGCAGCTGGAGCTTATCGCCCGCGCGCTGACCAGCCATCGCCAGGGCCAGGCCTGGGTGATGCGCCGTCGCAGCCAGGCGGAAATGGATCAGTCGGTGGAGGCCGCAGGCTTTCGCAAAATCACCCAGCGCGTGGATGAGTGGGGCATCTTTACCGTGTCCCTGGCGCAGAAGATCTGAGCATGCGCGAACCCGGTCTACTGAAACCCGCCTGCCTGTGGCTGCTGCTGTTGGCGCCGCTGTTTTTCAGCACCTACGGCTTTGCCACCTGGGTCACCAGCCAGCGCAGCGACGTCGGCACCCTGGTGTTCGACTGGGAAACCCATATGCCGTTCCTGGCGTGGACCATCGTGCCCTACTGGTCCATCGACCTGCTCTACGGTTTCTCGCTACTGCTGCCCAATAGCCGCCATGAGCTGAAACAACACGCCCTGCGCCTGTTGAGCGCCCAGTTGATTGCCGTGAGTTGCTTCCTGCTCTGGCCCCTGCGCTTCACCTTCGAGCGGCCGGAGCTGGATGGCGTGTTCGGCTGGCTGTTCGCCGTGTTGGCGGGCTTCGACAAACCGTTCAACCAGGCGCCGTCGCTGCATATCGCGCTGCTGGTGATCCTGTGGGTCATGTACCAGCGGCATACCCAAGGGGTGTGGCGCTGGGTGGTGCATGGCTGGTTCGGGCTGATCGGGATTTCGGTGCTGACCACTTATCAACATCACTTTATCGACTTACCCACAGGCGCCCTCGCCGGCTGGATTTGCGTGTGGCTTTGGCCGACGGAGCATCCAAGCCCGCTACTGAATGCGCGGCTGACTCGGGATCGGCAGCGTTGGCGCCTGGGTGTGCGCTATGGCCTGGGCGCGCTAGCGCTGGTCGTCCTGGCATTCAGCTTGCGTGGCTGGTGGCTGTGGCTGCTGTGGCCGGCGGTGTCCCTGGGCTTGATCAAGGCGAATTACTTGGTGCTCGGCGCGACGGGCTTTCAGAAGCGTGCCGATGGCCGACTTACACCGGCGGCACGCTGGTTGTATGCGCCTTACCTGGCCGCGGCGTGGATCAACTCACGGCTGTGGACGCGTAAACATCCGCAAGCAGACTTAATTGTGGATAACGTTTGGCTCGGGCGGATTCCCACATCGAAAGAGCAGGATTCATTCAAGGCCATCGTCGATCTGTGTGCCGAACTGCCGATTAATCCACAGGCCCGTGCCTATCAATGTG
It contains:
- a CDS encoding bifunctional alpha/beta hydrolase/class I SAM-dependent methyltransferase, with translation MREQQAHTFSTHDGVELFYRHWPASAPTQGEPRKAIVLFHRGHEHSGRIAHLVDELNLPGFDFFAWDARGHGQSPGERGDSPSFATSARDVQTFCDHIGATYGIEEENFAVIAQSVGAVVAATWVHDYAPKIRALVLASPAFKVKLYVPFARPGLALMRKFRGNFFVNSYVKAKFLSHDPERVASYDSDPLITKAISVNVLLGLYEAADRVVADAQAIQVPTQLLVSGSDFVVHRKPQQQFFDRLGSLKKELHILPGFFHDTLGERDRAVAVSSARRFILQNFAHPLDRASLLDADKLGATCAESESLAAPLPRNSLRDLYWRMTRASMGLGKNLSDGVKLGFDTGFDSGSTLDYVYRNKPTGKGGLGRMIDTNYLNSIGWRGIRQRKLNVEELLRLAMAKLRADDREVRIVDIAAGHGRYILEALQGVSPLPESILLRDYSDINVRDGGALIREKGLGDIAQFVKGDAFDRLDLAALNPKPTLAVVSGLYELFADNGMVGGSLAGLAEAVEPGGYLVYTGQPWHPQLELIARALTSHRQGQAWVMRRRSQAEMDQSVEAAGFRKITQRVDEWGIFTVSLAQKI
- a CDS encoding phosphatase PAP2/dual specificity phosphatase family protein; protein product: MREPGLLKPACLWLLLLAPLFFSTYGFATWVTSQRSDVGTLVFDWETHMPFLAWTIVPYWSIDLLYGFSLLLPNSRHELKQHALRLLSAQLIAVSCFLLWPLRFTFERPELDGVFGWLFAVLAGFDKPFNQAPSLHIALLVILWVMYQRHTQGVWRWVVHGWFGLIGISVLTTYQHHFIDLPTGALAGWICVWLWPTEHPSPLLNARLTRDRQRWRLGVRYGLGALALVVLAFSLRGWWLWLLWPAVSLGLIKANYLVLGATGFQKRADGRLTPAARWLYAPYLAAAWINSRLWTRKHPQADLIVDNVWLGRIPTSKEQDSFKAIVDLCAELPINPQARAYQCVPVLDLIAPTPAECQQAAEAIERLRASGPLLVCCALGYSRSATAFAAWLLHTGRATTVEQALTIIRTARADVVLHPAHREALEGLPHAR